The proteins below come from a single Eucalyptus grandis isolate ANBG69807.140 chromosome 3, ASM1654582v1, whole genome shotgun sequence genomic window:
- the LOC104436362 gene encoding F-box only protein 13, whose product MDSHDQCASRLSRKRKFEYQEGHGTLHLDDLNQDLLEKVLSWLPTSAFFRLTSVCKRWKSVADSPSFKLACSDIPSREPWFFMVGSCLNKSVVFDSAESKWKPLNHPSFLQKDLSFLPVASSGGFICFRNASGNFVVSNPVTGSFRELPHTENQTIHAIVMQSTPGPYNSFKLVLVCGELPRLSFKTFNSVLDRWDDDNLLSKNHEDPGEIEEDAVYFLSKAGNLVVTNMLRSPSKQYSSVMTIKNGHEIVYFLSSSGTVVACDLTSRCFSEYPRLLPMWYEYSIDIVECRGEMIVVVLSEFFESASLRMWRYNEVNRSWQQITAMPPAMAHEFYGKKVDINCLGAGDRVLICLNSSDLFKYILYDSVGNEWIELPTCDMKGEPMEFMSAFSFEPRIEASV is encoded by the coding sequence ATGGACAGCCATGATCAGTGTGCTTCAAGATTGAGTCGAAAGAGGAAGTTTGAATACCAAGAAGGTCATGGAACCCTGCACTTGGATGATCTCAATCAAGACCTCCTCGAAAAGGTGCTCTCGTGGCTACCAACCTCTGCGTTCTTCCGCCTCACTTCGGTCTGCAAGAGGTGGAAGTCGGTTGCTGATTCCCCGAGCTTCAAGCTCGCCTGCTCCGATATTCCTTCCCGTGAGCCGTGGTTCTTCATGGTTGGCTCATGCCTCAACAAATCGGTCGTCTTTGACTCGGCCGAATCCAAGTGGAAGCCACTCAATCACCCATCCTTCCTCCAGAAGGACCTTAGCTTTCTGCCCGTGGCGTCATCTGGTGGCTTTATCTGCTTCCGAAATGCTTCCGGGAACTTCGTTGTGTCCAATCCCGTGACAGGGTCCTTCCGAGAGCTCCCACATACTGAAAACCAAACAATTCATGCCATTGTGATGCAATCAACTCCTGGGCCTTATAACTCTTTCAAGCTTGTATTGGTGTGTGGTGAATTACCAAGGCTTTCTTTCAAAACCTTCAATTCGGTACTTGATAGATGGGATGATGATAATCTGCTCAGCAAAAATCACGAAGATCCTGGGGAGATCGAAGAGGATGCTGTCTACTTCCTTAGTAAGGCAGGCAATCTGGTGGTTACCAATATGCTCAGAAGCCCATCAAAGCAATATTCATCAGTTATGACCATCAAGAATGGTCATGAGATTGTCTATTTCCTAAGCTCCTCGGGGACTGTCGTGGCCTGCGACTTGACAAGCAGGTGCTTCTCTGAGTACCCAAGGCTACTGCCTATGTGGTATGAGTACTCCATCGACATAGTGGAGTGCAGAGGCGAGATGATAGTTGTGGTCTTATCGGAATTCTTTGAGAGCGCAAGCCTCAGGATGTGGCGATACAATGAAGTTAACAGGTCTTGGCAGCAAATCACGGCAATGCCGCCAGCCATGGCCCATGAATTTTATGGCAAGAAGGTGGACATAAACTGCCTCGGGGCTGGTGACCGGGTATTGATATGCTTGAATTCGAGCGATCTGTTTAAGTACATTCTTTATGATTCTGTTGGCaatgaatggattgaattgCCAACCTGTGATATGAAGGGTGAACCGATGGAGTTCATGTCTGCCTTCTCCTTTGAGCCCAGGATTGAGGCTTCTGTgtga